Within Leguminivora glycinivorella isolate SPB_JAAS2020 chromosome 26, LegGlyc_1.1, whole genome shotgun sequence, the genomic segment GAGGGTTCCTTTCTTAACAGCAATTTTCATCCAGTCTACTGCTTTTTTCTCTATATAGCGCCCTTTATCATTTATCTACGAAAtaccaatacaatacaatagggaacttgactgtactcaatataaaatatttttcatcacacccgcactttaaatgtgctattgcacgcaggtggAGCGTgtgttatagaaaaatcgttctcccaagggaataatgaaatttcgtGTACCGTaaatacttaacttttttacatctacatatttacatattttttacattgcgagtgtgatgaaaaacattgtgtgtaactcggggagtatgaatattactaactcgagtcatTACTTTACTAACTTACTtccgttagtaatattcaacttcctcccctttttgcacaatgtactattattttgagtacagtcaagttcactACTAAATCGAAAAAATTCGCCTCCTATACATTTAGAActcttttcacattatccgaatctagatatcggatgtaggaccgatatcccatactatggagattagaaatataaggagcgaaagctttaagtatcagaagtgcacatataaaagaaaagataggtggcgctgcaatcgcaggtgcATAAGGGTTTGGCAATCTCtttgccttctcggtagtgaccccgcctacggagcaagaggtcccgggttcaaatcttgatgaaaccttttttatttttttctactaatatcTCTAGTTTCCCtgatcccatacattaaagccgccatctttgatttttgcctttgacgtcattcctacatccgatatcggatcggatcatGTGAAAACGCTATAACTATGAACTGTGAattcgattcgacgcgtcggCGTCGCCAACGGACGCAGTTTCAGAggacagtcagctgcagagaaaagtagaccctgccatacaaatttgtatgcaaggggtctacttttctctgcagctgactgtacatatgtgttggttctccataacataaaaaaaaatatattacaggacattaattcttacacagattgactgagtccctcggtaatatacaaatacttatggtgctcgcgaggaacccgcataacttgaaccacgcgtttctgaggccaaaagaaagaaaaaatgttacatGAATTTGAAAacttttcgccaaaaaaaatttttttgtgtttttttttaattttttggacATATTTTCAcctaaaaagtaaattttatccataaagttggcaattaaaatgagtttcttcaATTCTTTtactaaaaaccaaatttttttgaagtttttcttgtcacattttgacatctatcaatgacgacGAATTGCGCATCAACGCCGTTAAGAAGATCTTTTGTaagtactgagtaacaatatggaaatgttttttttaatggcaaTAATTCTGAAATTAGacgaaatgtaaaaaaaaatatgacattttagaagcattttagtcttaaaatgtgaccaagaatatgctgttaaagttatttgggttcctcgcgagcaccttatacatagaaaacatccatgactcaggaacaaatatctgtgctcatcacacaaataaatgcccttaccgggattcgaacccaggaccgcggcttagcaggcagggtcactacgcgctaggccaaaacggtcgtcaaatatatataatacatagtataaataatacataattatatatacttactattcccattttttggaaaatacAAGTTTGCATGCACTTTGGATTCTCGTTCTTGCATACAATTATGTTAATCTTTAATTTTGTCACGATCGGGTCTTCTGACTCTTGAGCCTTGAAATAAGTAGTTAGGTAATTAGTATGAAACACATAGGTACATCTCATATATTACAATATGttgttttgcaaaaaaatcattaatggcacaagcttttatcgccgcgcCGAGACGATTCTAAAaagttaaaaaccggccaagagcgtgtcgggccacgctcagtgtagggttccgtagttttccgtatttttctcaaaaactactgaacctatcaagttcaaaacaattttcctagaaagtctttataaagttctactttatgatttttttcatattttttaaacttatggttcaaaagtcaaggggggggacgcactttttttcctttaggagcgattatttccgaaaatattaatattatcaaaaaacgatcttagtaaacccttattcatttttaaatacctatccaacaatatatcacacgttggtgttagaatgaaaaaaaatatcagcccccactttacatgtagggggggtaccctaataaaacatttttttccattttttatttttgcactttgttggcgtgattgatatacatattggtaccaaatttcagctttctagtgctaacggttactgagattatccgcggacggacggacggacggacggacggacagacagacatggcgaaactataagggttcctagttgactacggaaccctaaaaaccccttactcgatgggaatacgacgtttcataacagagttcctatgaccacctttctgctccatcgtCAGATCAGCTCGATGAGTATATGATCGTGCACTCAGGCCACACAATTACACTTGAAAAGAAATTAGAATCTTGAGCGTAGTGAAGGACTCAAAGAACAAATACAGTACAATCCCGATAATCCGACACTAAAATAATGCcagatgccgtagccgaatggcatttctgcgacgagaaacaaaacgaaacgccgcgaacggtagtctgactctgtcgcgccaatacgcaagagcgatagaggtagatatctacgagcgtttcgtttcgggagcgtttcgtgagcgtttgtgccattcgactacgtacCCAGTGCATACCCAGTGGTCAAGTGCAAGTTTTACCATCTATGCATAAATCATCAGTTTCATTTCCCTTTAAAATTGGCTAAAAATCAGATAATGGCCGAATGTTTTTTGAACTTATTATTTTAGCACAGTTTTTTTATacgacatacataaaaaaaatataatacatatttggAGATTGGttctatttaatttatttaatactcAATCCGAATTTTccgttgacgaccggtctggctcagtcggtagtgttttctatgtatacctatatatatataagtatgtatttatctatttaagtatgtatatcgtcgcttagcaccagtacaagctttgcttagtttggggctaagttgatctgtgtaaggtgtcccccaatatttatttattttattttttttttttttccacttccAGCACCTCCGTGTCAGCAACAGTGCCGCATTATCAATATTGTACTGTAGCTTATTTTTCTCACTGGATTTACGCGGCAAAGTACGCTTATTCCAGCAGTTGAGGTGAAAAACTAATtgtgtatttataaatataggCAGGTACTTACAGAACTATAACCCAGAGCGGCCACCAAAAATACTAGTATCACGTATCGTGGGGACGCCATTTTGATACTGTATGATGTCTTCGAAAATCAAACTGCAACAGTAGGTAtttattcttaaaaaatataattaggtatttacatgcaatgaaatattgtctttacgttccttaaaatgggctgggaagtatcgctttttgggcggtttcgagaggactgtaaagggatttcatattatttttcaggcctagggaacaaatcaaattatttcattgaatatttctagtagtcacactactatacataaattataaattgaaatagatatcatacacgaaagcaAAAACAAAGCCCACTGGTggtcgagccgggaatcgaacccgggtcttcagcttacgcggctaacgtcattaccactagaccacccgcctgCCAAGTGCCAAGATTTGTTTGACTATATTTACTTAAAGTCGAACAAATATTGGCACTAAAAACGTCGCGAAATTCAAAGTTCCTTTGGGAATTCGACCTTCgtcgcccctacattttcaatcaatttttaagtgttatggctcgttgaagtcgtcgatgattccgccaaagtcgaggtttaggaaggcacgcgtttcatgaagacaattggctggcgagccctacatttttcaaatttggtgCCTTCGTTTAGTGCATGTTCTATAGGTATTGTAAACCCTAGTTATAAGGACTTTGCTACACCCCACCGGGGTCTATGTGAAactttttatacatataacacCAATTGTActtaccatggtttgcaataaatatttactttacttaccAATTCGTTTCTATGTTTCTATCCGCCTTAGTGAACTGCGGATAGATGAAAAATGAGCAGAAACGATTTATAATCTTGTTGATTACTTTCTGTAATTAATTACCGTTTTAATTTCAATGTAATCAGCAATCATA encodes:
- the LOC125239624 gene encoding uncharacterized protein LOC125239624; protein product: MASPRYVILVFLVAALGYSSAQESEDPIVTKLKINIIVCKNENPKCMQTCIFQKMGIINDKGRYIEKKAVDWMKIAVKKGTLDQNQASNITKACNRLNNKIVDGCKRGDEVQECLNKEISKFGVASPASVRTKMNERMKLKRAGVKV